The Halichondria panicea chromosome 14, odHalPani1.1, whole genome shotgun sequence genome contains a region encoding:
- the LOC135347355 gene encoding uncharacterized protein LOC135347355 produces MASQDSNHGYNTLKKCRKEVCGRLSSDPLNIAQSLFGKGLISAEVMAEIRTLRSTKMEKGNTLYTAISERVKAYRNRYSDFISVLEENKILHSDLLTTLRNTHFKICNESVKEKVKNTNNVIKEVISIAKELETSTHSRELERISSALTSGKVQIGLVGLTNAGKSTTANSFIGSRFLPSSFQRQTVSSIRIVHNPTSPNGELFGRKKSTDGLVRLASGVEPIESFLAKLNTDDRKGEIQYSELILHASVAILSEIGHSLAPEILDMPGTSEIFTSQKTTTATKTALKSLAAIILVVSADDVSKGEVTKLIEDIKTSHPGLMEKQNRILVLINKYDLCYDGNTFSWTPEKLQMEMAKQIGISIEQTVCFSATYAQEAQKWLRDPSAVTKDMYGKKYYDLRLTPECDTVGSLEKYTKENVKKLAEVLEKFSGFQEVKTKLQWALCVNGSEILLESAVDDCRGEISKMEAAITQKKQELDIQGKEKSVEEQRAQVKTAGQFLQNTCEFKTSFPKMVAQSFAFKLNTITSKLVNDISTQAFFNSISLKKEHDNEKYVLQCVERTRQTMLKSAEDKVNDTWIVGIAEMKEILSIKFKSILKGLQQDLVIQQLTDLLDFNGVDPNKLLDTLIFPSVEQPDFVECTAISDEAIRPAIRPSTRKRQKNVTASKEFRYFFFFSTTIDYSKVVDYNEKVFEIDFESLNTSFKQLALFCSSHVQNSLLKILKDVASKLSQALTCELQKLLKEPIQLKKNELEATEEDLQNSKNRITKFKNTFQALIDADRKLCDSVSPTRKKRAHEEASSSIKEPAPKKPKPSKGRRR; encoded by the exons ATGGCGAGTCAAG ATTCTAACCATGGTTATAACACTCTGAAGAAGTGCCGCAAGGAAGTGTGTGGAAGACTCTCCAGCGACCCATTGAACATCGCTCAATCTCTTTTTGGCAAAGGACTTATTTCTGCAGAAGTTATGGCAGAAATACGTACACTACGTAGCACAAAAATGGAAAAGGGAAACACACTGTATACAGCTATATCAGAACGTGTTAAAGCCTATCGAAATAGGTATTCTGATTTTATTTCTGTGCTAGAAGAAAACAAGATCCTCCACAGTGATCTCTTAACAACTCTCCGGAATACTCACTTCAAAATTT gcAATGAGTCAGTAAAGGAGAAAGTCAAGAATACCAACAACGTGATTAAAGAGGTTATATCGATAGCTAAGGAGCTTGAAACGTCCACTCATTCTCGAGAGCTCGAAAGAATCTCTTCAGCATTAACATCTGGCAAAGTCCAAATAGGACTTGTTGGCTTAACTAATGCTGGAAAAAGCACAACTGCTAATTCCTTTATAGGTTCGCGTTTTCTTCCATCATCGTTTCAAAGGCAGACGGTCAGCTCAATCCGAATTGTACATAATCCAACATCTCCAAATGGAGAACTTTTTGGGAGAAAAAAATCTACCGATGGCTTAGTTCGTCTTGCATCAGGCGTTGAGCCTATCGAATCATTTCTTGCGAAACTGAATACTGATGATCGCAAGGGTGAGATTCAGTACTCTGAACTTATTCTCCATGCATCTGTTGCTATTTTATCAGAAATTGGACACTCTTTGGCTCCTGAAATTCTTGATATGCCTGGCACTAGTGAGATATTTACTAGCCAGAAAACAACTACTGCAACGAAAACAGCTTTAAAAAGCCTAGCAGCCATCATACTTGTTGTCAGTGCTGATGACGTATCTAAGGGTGAAGTGACTAAGCTTATTGAGGATATAAAAACATCGCATCCTGGCCTGATGGAAAAACAAAACAGAATACTAGTGCTCATCAACAAATACGACCTGTGCTATGATGGGAATACATTTTCCTGGACTCCCGAAAAACTTCAAATGGAAATGGCTAAGCAAATTGGAATATCAATAGAGCAAACGGTATGCTTTAGCGCTACATATGCACAAGAAGCACAAAAATGGCTACGAGATCCTTCTGCTGTAACCAAAGACATGTATGGCAAAAAGTATTATGATTTACGATTAACACCCGAATGTGATACCGTTGGTTCTTTGGAAAAGTACACAAAAGAAAATGTGAAGAAACTAGCTGAGGTTCTTGAGAAATTTAGTGGATTCCAAGAAGTTAAAACAAAGCTTCAGTGGGCACTCTGTGTTAATGGTTCCGAAATTCTTTTGGAGAGTGCTGTGGACGATTGTCGTGGGGAAATTTCAAAGATGGAAGCAGCCATTACCCAGAAAAAACAAGAACTTGATATACAAGGAAAGGAGAAAAGTGTAGAGGAACAAAGAGCTCAGGTGAAAACAGCTGGTCAATTTTTACAAAACACTTGCGAGTTTAAAACTTCTTTCCCAAAAATGGTAGCTCAATCTTTTGCTTTTAAATTGAATACAATTACTTCAAAACTTGTGAATGATATCAGCACACAAGCTTTCTTCAATTCAATAAGTCTCAAAAAAGAGCATGATAATGAAAAATATGTATTGCAGTGTGTAGAGCGTACTCGACAAACCATGCTTAAAAGCGCAGAAGACAAGGTCAACGACACTTGGATTGTTGGTATTGCAGAAATGAAAGAGATCTTATCCATAAAATTTAAATCGATACTAAAAGGTCTCCAGCAAGATTTAGTCATACAACAGCTCACTGACCTCCTTGACTTTAATGGTGTGGATCCAAACAAACTACTAGACACCCTTATATTTCCATCTGTCGAGCAACCAGACTTTGTGGAATGCACAGCTATCAGTGATGAAGCTATTCGACCTGCTATCAGACCTTCCACGAGGAAAAGGCAGAAAAACGTCACAGCAAGCAAAGAATTCCGGTATTTCTTCTTTTTTTCTACGACAATCGACTATTCTAAGGTGGTTGATTACAACGAAAAGGTGTTTGAAATAGATTTTGAGAGCCTTAATACATCATTTAAACAGCTTGCTTTATTTTGTTCAAGCCATGTTCAGAATTCTCTACTGAAGATCTTGAAAGATGTAGCTAGCAAGTTATCTCAAGCACTTACGTGTGAGCTACAGAAGCTATTAAAAGAGCCAATTCAATTGAAAAAGAACGAGCTAGAAGCAACAGAGGAAGATCTTCAAAATTCCAAGAATAGAATTACGAAATTCAAGAATACATTCCAAGCACTTATAGATGCTGATAGAAAACTTTGTGACTCAGTGTCTCCTACCAGGAAAAAAAGGGCACATGAAGAGGCATCATCATCAATCAAGGAGCCtg CTCCCAAAAAACCAAAGCCATCCAAAGGACGCCGGCGCTAA